One genomic segment of Equus przewalskii isolate Varuska chromosome 13, EquPr2, whole genome shotgun sequence includes these proteins:
- the RNF145 gene encoding RING finger protein 145, translating into MAAKEKLEAVLNVALRVPSIMLLDVLYRWDVSSFFQQIQRSSLSNNPLFQYKYLALNMHYVGYILSVVLLTLPRQHLVQLYLYFLTALLLYAGHQISRDYVRSELESAYEGPMYLEPLSMNRFTTALIGQLVVCTLCSCVMKTKQIWLFSAHMLPLLARLCLVPLETIVIINKFAMIFTGLEVLYFLGSNLLVPYNLAKSAYRELVQVVEVYGLLALGMSLWNQLVVPVLFMVFWLVLFALQIYSYFSTRDQPASRERLLFLFLTSIAECCSTPYSLLGLVFTVSFVALGVLTLCKFYLQGYRAFMNDPAMNRGMTEGVTLLILAVQTGLIELQVVHRAFLLSIILFIVVASILQSMLEIADPIVLALGASRDKSLWKHFRAVSLCLFLLVFPAYMAYMICQFFHMDFWLLIIISSSILTSLQVLGTLFIYVLFMVEEFRKEPVENMDDVIYYVNGTYRLLEFLVALCVVAYGVSETIFGEWTVMGSMIIFIHSYYNVWLRAQLGWKSFLLRRDAVNKIKSLPIATKEQLEKHNDICAICYQDMKSAVITPCSHFFHAGCLKKWLYVQETCPLCHCHLKNSSQPPGLGTEPAPQPPAGAEQNIVLQEGTEPRDQERPRGTGMEEHSRDNNECIARRSESQEGTCEPKEYPLSAKDEARPIEVSPEEKKQE; encoded by the exons GTTATATCTTAAGTGTTGTGCTACTAACCTTGCCAAGGCAGCATCTGGTTCAGCTTTACCTATACTTTTTGACCGCCCTGCTCCTCTATGCTGGACATCAAATCTCCAG agactACGTCAGGAGTGAACTGGAGTCCGCCTATGAAGGACCAATGTACTTAGAACCTCTCTCCATGAATCGTTTTACCACAGCCTTAATAG GTCAGTTGGTGGTATGTACTTTATGCTCCTGTGTCATGAAAACGAAGCAGATTTGGCTCTTTTCAGCTCACATGCTTCCTCTGCTAGCACGACTCTGCCTTGTTCCTCTGGAGACAATTGTTATCATCAACAAATTTGCCATGATTTTTACTGGATTGGAAGTTCTCTATTTTCTTGGGTCTAATCTCTTAGTACCTTATAATCTTGCGAAGTCTGCATATAGAGAATTGGTTCAG gTAGTGGAGGTATATGGCCTTCTAGCCTTGGGAATGTCCCTGTGGAATCAACTGGTCGTCCCTGTACTTTTCATGGTTTTCTGGCTCGTCTTGTTTGCTCTCCAGATTTACTCCTATTTCAGTACTCGAGATCAGCCTGCATCACGGGAgaggcttcttttccttttcctgacaAG TATTGCTGAGTGCTGCAGTACGCCTTACTCTCTTTTGGGTTTGGTCTTCACGGTTTCTTTTGTTGCCTTGGGCGTCCTGACACTCTGCAAGTTCTACTTGCAGGGTTATCGAGCTTTCATGAATGATCCTGCCATGAATCG GGGCATGACAGAAGGAGTCACGCTCTTAATCCTGGCAGTGCAGACGGGTCTGATAGAGCTGCAGGTGGTCCACCGGGCCTTCCTGCTCAGCATTATCCTCTTCATCGTCGTGGCGTCCATCCTGCAGTCTATGTTAGAGATTGCAGATCCTATTGTTTTGGCGCTGGGAGCATCTAGAGACAA GAGTTTATGGAAACACTTCCGTGCCGTGAGCCTCTGTTTGTTTTTACTGGTATTCCCTGCTTATATGGCTTACATGATTTGCCAGTTTTTCCACATGGATTTTTGGCTTCTTATCATTATTTCTAGCAGCATTCTCACCTCTCTTCAG gttctGGGAACACtttttatttatgtcttatttatGGTTGAGGAATTCAGAAAAGAGCCAGTGGAAAACATGGATGATGTCATCTACTATGTGAATGGCACTTACCGCCTGCTGGAGTTTCTTGTGGCCCTTTGTGTGGTGGCCTATGGTGTCTCAGAGACCATCTTTGGAGAATGGACAGTAATGGGCTCGATGATCATTTTCATCCATTCATACTATAATGTGTGGCTTCGGGCCCAGCTGGGGTGGAAGAGCTTCCTTCTCCGCAGGGATGCTGTGAATAAGATTAAATCCTTACCCATTGCTACGAAAGAGCAACTTGAGAAACACAATGATATTTGTGCCATCTGCTATCAG gACATGAAATCTGCTGTGATCACACCTTGCAGTCATTTCTTCCACGCAGGCTGTCTCAAGAAATGGCTCTATGTCCAGGAGACCTGCCCCCTGTGCCACTGCCACCTCAAAaactcctcccagcctccagggttAGGAACTGAGCCGGCTCCACAACCTCCTGCTGGAGCTGAGCAGAACATCGTGCTTCAGGAAGGTACTGAACCCCGGGACCAAGAGCGTCCTCGAGGGACCGGGATGGAGGAACATTCTAGGGACAATAATGAGTGCATTGCCAGAAGATCAGAGAGCCAGGAAGGAACTTGTGAACCCAAGGAGTATCCTCTTAGTGCAAAAGATGAAGCACGTCCTATTGAGGTCAGCCcagaagaaaagaagcaggaGTAA